Proteins from one Paenibacillus sp. J23TS9 genomic window:
- a CDS encoding bifunctional transcriptional activator/DNA repair enzyme AdaA encodes MATDTRNEEYYKALLEKRTEYEGVFYVGVKTTGVFCRPTCPARKPKFENCEFFDNAQQALLASYRPCQRCRPLSHPNHVSDIVRLLVEAVEENPEKRWKEEDFKKLSVDESTARRQFKKRFGMTFVEYARARRMGLAMKNIRSGQTVLDAQLSTGYESSSGFRDAFSRIMGAAPSLLEDGKVLKASWIDTRLGPMMAIGDDEAVYLLEFVDRRGLEREVERLRQRTKTAIIPGTTGPIRSIEHELTQYFDGTRSQFTTPLHLLGSPFQKSVWEQLMKIPPGETRSYAEIAVSLGKPTAYRAVAQANGANQLALVIPCHRVINSSGDLGGYGGGLTRKDWLLQHEKSFISE; translated from the coding sequence ATGGCGACAGACACACGGAATGAAGAATACTACAAAGCCTTGTTGGAAAAACGGACGGAATATGAAGGCGTATTTTATGTAGGGGTCAAGACAACCGGCGTATTCTGCCGCCCGACTTGTCCGGCCCGGAAGCCAAAGTTTGAAAATTGCGAATTTTTTGACAATGCCCAGCAGGCGCTTTTGGCTTCCTACCGCCCATGTCAACGCTGTCGGCCGCTATCGCATCCGAATCATGTCTCTGACATTGTCCGTCTGCTTGTCGAGGCAGTTGAGGAAAATCCCGAAAAGCGGTGGAAGGAAGAAGACTTCAAGAAGCTCTCGGTGGATGAATCCACTGCGCGGCGCCAATTCAAAAAGCGTTTCGGCATGACCTTTGTAGAATATGCCCGTGCCCGCCGCATGGGGCTTGCGATGAAGAACATCCGCTCAGGACAAACGGTCCTGGATGCGCAGCTCTCAACCGGTTATGAATCCAGCAGCGGCTTCAGGGACGCCTTTTCCCGCATTATGGGCGCAGCCCCGTCTTTGCTCGAGGATGGCAAGGTACTAAAAGCCTCCTGGATCGATACGCGGCTTGGCCCCATGATGGCTATTGGGGATGACGAAGCCGTGTATCTGCTGGAGTTTGTAGACCGCCGGGGTCTTGAGCGCGAAGTGGAACGGTTGCGGCAAAGAACGAAAACAGCGATTATCCCGGGAACCACGGGGCCGATCCGCTCGATTGAGCATGAGCTCACCCAATACTTTGACGGAACGCGGAGCCAATTTACAACGCCGCTGCATCTACTGGGATCACCTTTTCAAAAAAGCGTGTGGGAGCAGCTCATGAAAATACCTCCGGGAGAGACACGGTCCTATGCCGAAATCGCTGTTTCGCTCGGTAAGCCCACCGCCTATCGGGCTGTGGCCCAGGCCAATGGCGCGAATCAGCTTGCGCTGGTGATCCCCTGCCACCGTGTTATTAATTCAAGCGGAGATTTGGGCGGTTACGGCGGCGGACTGACACGTAAAGACTGGCTGCTGCAGCATGAAAAATCCTTTATATCCGAGTAA
- a CDS encoding neutral zinc metallopeptidase: MQWRGRRASSNVEDRRGKGGGLAIGGGIGGIILVLLVTLLGGGNGGDILNSLTGLGSETSTPYQETAEEKDLSQFVSVVLADTEDVWTDIFKQKGLVYENPTLVLYTDRVQSACGTTGSSVGPFYCPGDHKLYIDLSFYDELRQKFQAPGDFAMAYVIAHEVGHHVQTLLGDINKKAAGGQSANQLSVRTELQADYYAGVWAHHAQDMNVLEQGDLEEALTAASAVGDDTIQKKAQGYAVPESFTHGTAEQRMRWFKKGFDSGTIEGGDTFRANKL, encoded by the coding sequence ATGCAATGGAGAGGCAGAAGGGCAAGCTCGAACGTGGAGGACCGCAGGGGAAAAGGTGGAGGACTTGCGATTGGCGGCGGCATCGGCGGAATTATTCTGGTGCTGCTTGTGACGCTGCTGGGCGGGGGAAATGGCGGTGATATCCTGAATTCGCTAACGGGCTTAGGATCGGAAACCAGTACACCATACCAGGAAACCGCTGAAGAAAAGGATCTTTCGCAGTTTGTGTCCGTGGTTCTGGCCGATACGGAGGATGTGTGGACGGATATATTCAAGCAAAAGGGCTTGGTTTATGAAAATCCGACGCTCGTATTGTACACAGATCGTGTCCAGTCGGCATGCGGCACCACGGGTTCATCGGTGGGCCCCTTTTACTGTCCGGGGGATCATAAGCTGTACATTGACTTGAGCTTCTACGACGAGCTGCGGCAAAAGTTTCAGGCACCTGGCGATTTTGCTATGGCTTATGTGATTGCGCATGAGGTAGGGCATCACGTACAGACCCTATTGGGTGATATCAACAAAAAGGCGGCAGGAGGCCAGAGCGCAAACCAGCTTTCCGTGCGTACCGAGCTTCAGGCAGACTATTATGCCGGGGTGTGGGCGCATCACGCGCAGGACATGAATGTGCTGGAGCAAGGGGATCTTGAGGAGGCATTGACCGCAGCCAGTGCAGTCGGCGATGATACGATCCAGAAAAAAGCTCAGGGGTACGCCGTACCGGAGAGCTTTACGCACGGAACAGCCGAACAGCGTATGCGATGGTTTAAGAAAGGCTTCGATTCCGGCACCATCGAGGGCGGAGATACGTTCCGTGCCAATAAACTGTAA
- a CDS encoding ABC transporter substrate-binding protein yields the protein MRKYFSGVIILALLTMLVSACSGGNSGDSASSTDAPSDASQTSSGQPKDGGNLIIGVAADPVILNPNYAGDRVSLTIDQALYAPLFQVNNGKKTFYLADSLEPSADNLTYTMKLKSGLTWHDGEKLTADDVVFTIDKILDEKQNSMLRGNFIIGGKPIKAVKVDDTTVEFKLPQVSPAFEATLVQVSPIPKHIFENEADIEKSPKNNTPVGSGPFKFKEYKTGEYVTLDRFDNYFGGKPHLDSVTYRISKDANASNLALQNGEINMKYVDPQDAATIEATGNFDMKNYSEGRLSYLLFNEKSDTGLLAKKEVREALSYALNREELIQVAYTSPDYADPAKSFVTPDGLYHDNNVTTYDNDVNKAKELLQANGASGMKLRFIVSGGNKAQEAISLYVQQKLKEVGVNVEIQSMDASAFGDKFTDPNASDYELSVGGYIMGFDPDAYSMLYTTGSDSNYNHYSNKEVDELFKQGAGEADTTKRGEIYKKLQETIASDAVIYPIAYTKTIVAVDKKYGGLDEAVLKPVVIFEDLSKLYLK from the coding sequence ATGCGTAAATATTTTTCAGGGGTCATTATTTTGGCTTTATTGACGATGTTGGTCAGTGCGTGCTCGGGAGGTAATTCCGGCGACTCTGCTTCATCGACTGACGCTCCTTCCGATGCGTCGCAGACATCCAGCGGGCAGCCGAAAGACGGCGGTAATCTGATTATCGGCGTAGCGGCCGATCCGGTCATCCTGAACCCGAACTACGCAGGCGACCGTGTCAGCTTGACGATTGACCAAGCACTTTATGCACCTCTTTTCCAAGTGAATAATGGTAAAAAAACGTTCTATCTCGCGGACAGCCTCGAGCCATCTGCAGATAACTTAACGTATACGATGAAGCTCAAAAGCGGCCTGACTTGGCATGATGGAGAGAAGCTGACGGCTGATGATGTTGTGTTCACGATCGACAAGATTTTGGATGAGAAACAAAACAGCATGCTGAGAGGCAACTTCATTATCGGGGGCAAGCCGATTAAAGCGGTGAAAGTCGACGATACGACGGTAGAATTCAAGCTTCCGCAGGTAAGTCCGGCATTCGAAGCAACATTGGTGCAGGTATCGCCAATTCCGAAGCATATTTTTGAGAATGAAGCGGATATCGAGAAAAGCCCTAAGAACAACACACCTGTAGGTTCCGGACCATTCAAGTTCAAGGAATATAAAACAGGCGAGTATGTCACTCTGGATCGCTTCGATAACTACTTCGGCGGCAAACCGCATCTGGATTCGGTCACATACCGGATTTCCAAGGATGCGAATGCATCGAATCTGGCACTGCAAAACGGCGAAATCAACATGAAATATGTAGATCCGCAAGATGCAGCGACGATTGAAGCCACAGGCAATTTTGATATGAAGAACTATAGTGAAGGCCGTCTGTCTTACCTGCTCTTTAATGAGAAGAGTGACACAGGCCTCCTTGCTAAAAAAGAAGTCAGAGAAGCATTGTCCTACGCTCTGAACCGTGAAGAACTGATCCAGGTAGCTTATACTTCACCTGATTATGCGGATCCGGCCAAATCATTTGTTACACCTGACGGCCTATACCATGACAACAACGTGACGACGTATGATAATGATGTGAATAAAGCAAAAGAATTGCTGCAAGCTAACGGTGCAAGTGGAATGAAGCTGCGCTTCATCGTATCCGGCGGCAACAAAGCTCAGGAAGCTATCTCCCTCTATGTCCAGCAAAAGCTGAAAGAGGTTGGGGTGAACGTGGAGATTCAATCCATGGACGCTTCCGCATTTGGTGACAAGTTTACAGATCCAAACGCAAGCGATTATGAACTGTCGGTAGGCGGATATATTATGGGCTTCGATCCTGACGCATACTCTATGCTGTATACAACAGGCAGCGACTCCAACTACAATCATTATTCGAATAAAGAAGTCGACGAGCTCTTCAAGCAAGGCGCCGGCGAGGCTGACACCACCAAGCGTGGAGAGATCTACAAAAAGCTGCAGGAAACCATCGCTTCCGATGCGGTTATCTATCCAATCGCTTATACGAAAACGATCGTTGCTGTAGATAAAAAATATGGCGGTCTGGATGAAGCTGTACTGAAACCCGTTGTAATCTTTGAAGATTTGTCTAAACTTTACCTGAAATAA
- a CDS encoding CatB-related O-acetyltransferase: MERLQHQFPERRDEWGKFMIGAYTYGMPVVRSWGEDAILQVGKFCSIADQVTVFLGGEHRVNWVSTYPFSALLPEFSHIQGHPKSKGDVIIGNDVWIAHGVTILSGVHIGDGAVIGAKAVVSRDVPPYTIVAGNPGAIVKNRFEPGVIARLQDIRWWDWELKYIEEAVPLLLSQDVEGLIQYAENHALGRKLSL; encoded by the coding sequence ATGGAACGGCTTCAGCATCAATTTCCGGAGCGGCGGGATGAGTGGGGGAAATTTATGATTGGAGCCTATACCTACGGCATGCCGGTCGTCCGTTCTTGGGGAGAGGATGCCATACTGCAGGTGGGCAAGTTTTGTTCCATTGCAGATCAGGTAACCGTATTTCTTGGTGGCGAACACCGGGTTAACTGGGTTTCAACGTATCCATTCAGCGCACTGCTGCCCGAGTTTTCCCATATTCAGGGACATCCCAAGAGCAAGGGAGACGTCATCATCGGCAATGATGTGTGGATTGCCCATGGAGTGACGATTTTGTCGGGTGTACATATCGGGGATGGTGCTGTCATTGGGGCTAAGGCTGTGGTATCCAGGGATGTTCCGCCTTATACGATTGTAGCTGGAAATCCGGGTGCGATTGTGAAAAACAGGTTTGAGCCCGGCGTTATTGCCCGTTTGCAAGACATCAGGTGGTGGGACTGGGAGCTTAAGTATATTGAAGAAGCGGTTCCGCTGCTGCTGAGCCAGGATGTTGAAGGGCTTATTCAATATGCAGAAAATCATGCCCTCGGCCGTAAACTTTCATTATAA
- a CDS encoding bile acid:sodium symporter family protein, which translates to MNTVAKVSRFVGGTFSLWVILFACLGFFLPEAFSHLKGYISLFLGIVMFGMGLTLSSADFREVFRRPLEVLIGVVGHFVIMPLLAYVLALVLNLPPDIAVGVILVGCCPSGTSSNVMTLLAKGDVALGVSIASVSTIIAPLATPALISLLAGRWMPIDGGALIKDILMVVIVPIILGVIVKTLFKKQAEASVQALPLVSTLAIVLIVAIVVGGSKAKIIESGMLIFAVVILHNMLGYALGYLFAKLFRMNLGKRKAILFETGMQNSGLGAALAAAHFNPVAAVPSAIFSVWHNISGSLLATWFARRAEKENMKVSQTG; encoded by the coding sequence ATGAACACCGTTGCAAAAGTAAGCCGTTTTGTAGGAGGAACATTTTCTCTTTGGGTCATTCTATTTGCTTGCTTAGGCTTTTTTTTACCCGAGGCCTTTAGCCATTTAAAGGGGTACATTTCTCTTTTTCTCGGCATTGTTATGTTCGGAATGGGACTTACGCTATCTTCGGCTGACTTTCGCGAAGTTTTCCGCCGCCCCCTGGAAGTGTTGATTGGCGTTGTCGGCCATTTCGTGATTATGCCGCTGCTCGCTTATGTACTGGCACTTGTGCTGAATCTGCCGCCCGATATCGCAGTAGGAGTCATTCTCGTTGGTTGCTGTCCAAGCGGCACCTCCTCGAACGTCATGACACTGCTTGCCAAAGGTGATGTTGCGCTTGGCGTTTCTATTGCTTCCGTGTCCACGATAATCGCTCCACTGGCCACACCAGCTCTGATCAGTCTGCTTGCGGGACGCTGGATGCCCATTGATGGGGGAGCGCTTATTAAAGACATTCTGATGGTCGTTATTGTTCCTATTATCTTAGGTGTTATCGTTAAGACGCTGTTTAAAAAGCAAGCCGAAGCCAGCGTTCAGGCGCTTCCGCTCGTATCCACACTGGCGATTGTCCTCATCGTGGCGATTGTGGTCGGCGGCAGCAAAGCCAAAATTATCGAGAGCGGCATGCTGATCTTTGCCGTCGTTATTTTGCATAACATGCTCGGTTACGCCCTGGGATACTTATTTGCCAAGCTGTTCCGGATGAATCTGGGCAAACGTAAGGCGATCCTTTTCGAAACAGGAATGCAGAATTCCGGACTCGGAGCTGCGCTCGCAGCAGCCCATTTTAACCCGGTCGCGGCCGTTCCAAGTGCGATCTTCAGTGTATGGCATAATATTTCCGGCTCTCTGCTGGCCACCTGGTTTGCACGCAGGGCTGAGAAAGAGAACATGAAGGTAAGCCAAACGGGTTAA
- a CDS encoding phosphotransferase family protein → MNKKEAPTIESVAELARPFFHTSHFRIERELSGVSTYVYRIDAGKEVFYLRILPEQGMSFGVEVQVHHLLRQQGVQVPEVIGYENQHETLGMSIMLVREIPGSQAGQGMAKEGYEHTLREAGKQIALVNRVPVDGFGWISRGAGEDSTVLRAEKSAMDEYLNEFLEGDLCFLSEQILRETEASRIQTVLKSGASLMTRHESKLVHGDFDDSHIFQLNERYTGMIDFGEIQGSSPLYDLGHFKLHDGQHHTGYQALAGGYGELHPLTAEDQLEIDLWALWIGVRRLGIVGRRTTGSYLNHLTKMVRYELDMISSKL, encoded by the coding sequence TTGAATAAAAAGGAAGCCCCAACCATCGAATCGGTCGCAGAACTTGCGCGTCCATTTTTTCATACTTCCCATTTCCGGATTGAGAGGGAGCTAAGCGGGGTCTCCACTTACGTGTACCGTATAGATGCAGGGAAGGAAGTTTTCTATTTGCGGATTCTTCCGGAACAAGGCATGAGCTTCGGGGTGGAAGTCCAAGTACATCACCTGCTGCGGCAACAGGGAGTACAAGTTCCGGAAGTGATAGGTTATGAAAATCAACACGAGACGCTCGGAATGTCCATCATGCTTGTCCGTGAAATTCCCGGCTCGCAGGCCGGACAAGGGATGGCCAAAGAAGGATACGAGCATACCTTAAGGGAAGCCGGCAAGCAGATTGCCCTTGTGAACCGGGTTCCGGTGGATGGCTTTGGCTGGATCAGTCGGGGAGCGGGTGAGGACAGCACAGTTTTACGGGCGGAGAAAAGCGCAATGGATGAGTACCTTAACGAGTTTCTGGAGGGAGATTTATGCTTTTTATCCGAACAGATTCTCCGTGAGACAGAAGCTTCCCGGATTCAAACCGTTTTGAAGAGCGGTGCCTCACTCATGACAAGACATGAATCGAAGCTGGTTCACGGGGATTTCGATGATTCGCATATTTTTCAGCTGAACGAAAGGTATACAGGCATGATTGACTTTGGTGAAATCCAGGGGAGCAGTCCGCTGTATGACCTCGGTCATTTCAAGCTGCATGATGGACAGCATCACACGGGATATCAGGCATTAGCCGGTGGTTATGGAGAACTCCATCCCCTCACGGCTGAGGACCAACTGGAGATTGACCTGTGGGCTTTGTGGATTGGGGTGAGGAGGCTGGGAATCGTAGGCCGGAGAACCACCGGAAGCTACCTGAATCATTTGACGAAAATGGTGCGGTATGAATTGGACATGATCAGCAGCAAGCTTTGA
- a CDS encoding ring-cleaving dioxygenase — translation MNGLKGIHHVTAITSSAEKNYQFFTYVLGMRLVKKTVNQDDIQTYHLFFADDKGSAGTDMTFFDFPGIPKGVHGTNEISKTSFRVPTDAALTYWEQRFDRLNVQHFGIKEMFGKKTLSFVDFDDQQYQLISDEHNKGIASGTPWQKGPIPLEYAITGLGPIFVRIANFDDFKEMLEKVMEFKEIGQEDSYHLFEVGEGGNGAQVVVEYNAVLPPSRQGFGTVHHAAFRVEDRKVLEQWITRLDQFGFSTSGYVNRHFFESLYARVAPQILFELATDGPGFMGDEPYETLGELLSLPPFLEPKREQIEKLVRPIDTVRSTIEFTKE, via the coding sequence ATGAACGGATTAAAAGGTATACACCACGTGACTGCGATTACAAGCAGCGCAGAGAAAAACTATCAATTTTTCACATATGTGCTGGGGATGCGTCTGGTTAAGAAAACGGTAAACCAGGATGATATACAGACCTACCACTTATTTTTTGCGGATGATAAAGGCAGTGCGGGAACGGATATGACGTTCTTCGACTTCCCCGGAATTCCCAAGGGAGTGCATGGTACGAATGAGATTTCCAAGACCTCGTTCCGGGTACCCACGGATGCAGCGCTCACTTACTGGGAACAACGCTTTGATCGCTTGAATGTCCAGCATTTTGGCATCAAAGAAATGTTCGGGAAAAAGACGCTGTCCTTCGTGGACTTCGATGATCAACAGTACCAGCTTATTTCTGACGAACATAACAAGGGCATTGCTTCCGGTACGCCATGGCAAAAGGGACCGATCCCACTGGAGTATGCCATCACGGGTTTGGGTCCGATTTTCGTACGGATCGCGAATTTCGATGATTTCAAAGAAATGCTGGAGAAGGTCATGGAGTTTAAGGAAATCGGGCAGGAGGATTCATATCACTTGTTCGAGGTGGGTGAAGGCGGCAATGGAGCGCAGGTCGTTGTAGAATATAACGCCGTATTGCCTCCTTCCCGGCAGGGCTTTGGCACTGTGCACCATGCGGCGTTCCGGGTGGAGGATCGCAAAGTGCTGGAACAATGGATTACGCGCTTGGATCAGTTCGGATTCTCAACCTCCGGCTACGTAAACCGCCATTTCTTCGAGTCGCTGTATGCGAGAGTGGCTCCGCAAATCCTGTTCGAGCTTGCTACCGACGGTCCGGGCTTTATGGGTGATGAGCCTTATGAAACGCTTGGTGAGCTATTGTCTCTGCCGCCGTTCCTGGAGCCTAAGCGTGAACAGATCGAGAAGCTGGTTCGTCCGATTGACACGGTTCGCAGTACGATTGAATTCACCAAAGAATAA
- a CDS encoding LLM class flavin-dependent oxidoreductase, producing MEIGISTFVETTPDVHTGEVISHAQRLRDVVEEIVLADRVGLDVFGVGEHHRKDYAASSPAMVLAAAAPQTKRIRLTSAVTVLSSADPVRVFQDFATLDGISNGRAEIMAGRGSFVESFPLFGYDLNDYDELFDEKLELLLKIRESEKVTWKGGHRPAINNLGVYPRPVQDPLPVWIGSGGNQESVIRAGLLGLPLVLAIIGGRPTQFAPLVELYKRAAAHAGHDISKLPVASHSHGFIAEETELAADKFFPSTQASMNVLGKERGWGPYDRSSFDFARSFEGALYVGDPETVAKKIIHLRKNVGISRFMLHVPVGTMPHQDVMKAIELLGTEAAPMVREEIARWEAAGEPKE from the coding sequence ATGGAGATCGGAATTAGTACATTTGTAGAAACAACGCCGGATGTTCATACCGGTGAGGTGATAAGTCATGCACAACGTCTGCGTGATGTTGTGGAGGAAATTGTCCTTGCAGATCGGGTGGGGCTGGATGTGTTTGGTGTAGGTGAGCATCACCGGAAGGATTATGCGGCCTCTTCTCCAGCAATGGTGCTCGCAGCAGCAGCGCCGCAGACGAAACGTATTCGTCTGACCAGTGCAGTAACCGTGCTTTCGTCCGCAGACCCAGTGCGCGTATTTCAGGATTTTGCCACACTTGATGGCATCTCGAATGGACGAGCAGAGATCATGGCAGGCCGTGGCTCCTTCGTTGAATCCTTCCCGCTGTTTGGCTATGATCTGAACGATTATGATGAACTGTTCGACGAGAAGCTCGAGCTGCTGCTCAAAATCCGGGAGTCCGAGAAGGTCACATGGAAAGGCGGACACCGGCCGGCGATTAACAATCTGGGCGTATATCCGCGTCCGGTTCAGGATCCTTTGCCGGTATGGATTGGAAGCGGGGGCAACCAGGAATCCGTTATCCGTGCGGGTCTCTTGGGGCTGCCGCTGGTGTTGGCGATTATTGGAGGAAGACCCACGCAGTTTGCGCCTCTGGTCGAGCTCTATAAGCGAGCGGCTGCTCATGCGGGCCATGACATATCGAAGCTGCCTGTAGCATCTCATTCCCATGGCTTTATCGCTGAAGAAACAGAGCTTGCTGCAGATAAATTCTTTCCGTCCACACAGGCCAGCATGAATGTGCTCGGCAAGGAGCGGGGCTGGGGGCCTTATGACCGTTCGAGCTTCGACTTCGCGCGGAGTTTTGAAGGTGCGCTGTATGTAGGTGATCCGGAGACGGTTGCCAAGAAGATCATTCATCTCCGCAAAAATGTAGGTATCTCGCGCTTTATGCTCCATGTACCGGTGGGAACCATGCCGCATCAGGATGTGATGAAAGCCATCGAGCTGCTTGGAACCGAGGCCGCACCCATGGTGCGCGAGGAAATCGCCAGATGGGAAGCTGCGGGTGAACCGAAGGAATAA
- a CDS encoding tetratricopeptide repeat protein, giving the protein MQVEEHMEIEEMTRRAKRGDNHAQCALGSYYMDEGDYKSALNWYKKSAKQGNAQAKNGAAEAYRLLDKPKKAEKWYKLAIKDHNTAAKYNLGILYIQSGSREAGLTLIEEALEDNYPLAFHTYGDLLYEEEHIAGAREYYLKAAELGEVDAWNSLGMLERNEGNPEQSIIYYKKAYDHQDLQASYHIGSLLIEAGYTNEAIPWLKEAVKHGHPEAKQALMDASEDSHEQEKPESSNPLEDYNLGSLYEKQGRMREALEHYTLAANAGHVGAQFTIASLLEEENQPKEAIKWYTLAAEQGNVDAQYNLASLLGEQGDTNGAFEWFGQAARKGDSMAQYNYAIMLQQIGQIEEALDMYKAAARQGLEVSQRFLEKNGVEW; this is encoded by the coding sequence ATGCAAGTGGAAGAACACATGGAAATTGAAGAAATGACGCGTAGAGCCAAGAGGGGTGACAATCACGCCCAGTGCGCCTTGGGAAGTTATTATATGGACGAGGGTGATTATAAAAGTGCCCTGAACTGGTATAAAAAATCAGCCAAGCAGGGCAATGCCCAAGCCAAAAACGGAGCTGCCGAAGCATACCGCTTACTGGACAAGCCGAAGAAGGCGGAAAAGTGGTACAAGCTTGCCATCAAGGACCATAACACTGCGGCAAAATATAATTTGGGCATCCTATATATACAATCCGGTTCTCGTGAAGCGGGTCTAACACTTATTGAAGAAGCGCTGGAAGACAATTACCCTCTTGCTTTTCATACCTATGGGGATCTGCTCTATGAAGAAGAACACATCGCCGGAGCCAGGGAATATTATTTAAAGGCTGCTGAACTCGGTGAGGTGGATGCCTGGAACAGCCTTGGCATGTTGGAGCGAAATGAAGGAAATCCCGAGCAATCCATCATCTACTATAAAAAAGCTTATGATCATCAGGATTTGCAGGCCTCTTATCATATCGGTTCTCTCTTAATTGAAGCGGGGTATACGAATGAAGCCATTCCGTGGCTCAAAGAGGCCGTAAAGCATGGACATCCAGAGGCCAAGCAGGCATTAATGGATGCTTCAGAGGACAGTCATGAACAGGAGAAGCCAGAAAGCAGCAATCCACTCGAAGATTATAACCTTGGCTCCCTGTATGAAAAGCAAGGCCGGATGAGGGAAGCACTGGAGCACTATACGCTGGCGGCGAATGCAGGTCATGTTGGTGCCCAGTTTACCATCGCCTCCCTGCTTGAAGAGGAGAATCAACCAAAGGAAGCCATCAAGTGGTATACTCTCGCTGCAGAACAAGGAAATGTAGACGCACAATATAATTTGGCTTCTCTCCTGGGCGAACAAGGAGACACCAACGGAGCATTTGAGTGGTTCGGGCAAGCTGCGCGAAAGGGAGATTCCATGGCGCAGTATAACTATGCCATCATGCTCCAGCAAATCGGACAAATCGAGGAAGCGCTGGATATGTACAAGGCTGCTGCAAGACAAGGGCTCGAAGTCAGTCAGCGGTTCTTGGAGAAAAACGGCGTGGAATGGTAG
- a CDS encoding stalk domain-containing protein, with product MTKSKPALLFLLTASLLYSVPTHAETATQAQGASKPVTIYLDGHHFQPEVAPLNVEGTVLVPMRGVFEEEGAKLTWNNTSKTVTATKGNTTLTYRIGEHTASLNGQALTVDVPGQITNGYTLIPLRFVSEALGSNVKWDPATKTVRITSTVNYETSILWGVNLRSLPDAGKGSSLKMLAAGEKVHVTREVNATWLEVRTQDNQTGYISAKPKYTNYSSPSLVDQQGDALIAYGKKYLGTPYVFGASPDQTDTFDCSSFVKRVFQDTLSVDLPRVSYDQAKAGKEVSINELRKGDLLFFSARNLDIGHVAIYAGNNQILHTYSKELGVHVETFDGQWKKRFVTARRVF from the coding sequence ATGACAAAAAGTAAACCCGCTCTTCTTTTTCTACTAACCGCTTCCCTGTTATATTCGGTCCCTACTCATGCAGAAACGGCAACTCAAGCTCAAGGGGCTTCTAAACCGGTCACCATTTATCTGGATGGACACCATTTTCAACCTGAAGTAGCCCCGCTCAATGTAGAGGGAACGGTACTCGTTCCGATGCGCGGAGTATTTGAAGAAGAGGGTGCCAAGCTAACCTGGAATAACACAAGTAAAACCGTTACAGCAACCAAAGGAAATACAACGTTAACCTATCGTATTGGCGAACATACGGCTTCTCTCAATGGACAAGCGCTCACCGTGGATGTTCCCGGTCAAATTACGAATGGGTATACCTTAATCCCGCTGCGCTTTGTCAGCGAAGCCTTGGGTAGCAACGTGAAGTGGGATCCAGCCACCAAGACAGTCCGCATCACATCCACAGTCAACTATGAAACATCCATCCTGTGGGGTGTCAATCTGCGGAGTTTACCGGATGCCGGGAAAGGCTCCTCCCTGAAGATGCTGGCTGCAGGTGAGAAGGTCCATGTCACCCGGGAAGTTAACGCCACTTGGCTTGAGGTGCGAACCCAGGATAACCAGACCGGATACATATCGGCCAAACCAAAATATACCAATTACTCGAGCCCTTCTCTTGTTGACCAGCAGGGTGATGCACTGATTGCTTACGGCAAGAAATATCTGGGCACGCCATACGTGTTCGGGGCTTCCCCAGATCAAACGGATACCTTTGACTGCTCCTCTTTTGTGAAGCGTGTATTCCAGGATACACTGTCGGTCGATCTTCCGCGGGTTTCCTATGATCAAGCCAAGGCTGGCAAAGAAGTCAGCATAAACGAGCTGCGTAAAGGCGATCTGCTATTCTTCAGCGCCCGGAATCTGGATATCGGCCATGTTGCCATTTATGCAGGAAACAATCAGATTTTGCACACGTACTCCAAAGAGCTTGGCGTTCATGTGGAAACCTTTGACGGACAATGGAAAAAGCGGTTCGTCACCGCACGCCGGGTTTTTTAG